Proteins encoded by one window of Xenopus tropicalis strain Nigerian chromosome 6, UCB_Xtro_10.0, whole genome shotgun sequence:
- the LOC100485704 gene encoding zinc finger protein 585A-like — protein MDQGVSFPGGERISICSDITDSQLLRFPVVTLERIKTSPVEYHKNINTIHGRGAPINSVAHFKANPGSIRLDADMDQGVSFPGGERIRICSDIMDSQLLRFPVVTLERIKTSPVEYHKKGNTVPGKYAELPIRTGPNGESRRNAGITVFRLIPCGTGKGKENKSNRLIEQPKNLKNYKQREAEMDSHIKRTLAIKGEKTSPLIPESHKVPAQSTKRSEFCSAQSSIQPFLCTKCERRFRSNEDLLSHKRIHTGRPFVCAVCGKCFSHRIILQAHQWLHTGEKPFPCFLYKRGLHQHQQIHQKGKPYVCSTCGKTLASKQSLAQHLLIHANVKPYSCSECGIHFRLKGSLIRHQGIHTGVKPYHCTQFRKRFSRKEVCSTCGKQLKSKFSLNQHMKIHSNIKPFACSECSKSFRLKACLQLHQRTHTGEKPYTCNECRKSFAQVGQLKAHYLIHTGEKPFACSECGKGLRSKEALRAHLLCHTGEKPFSCSECDKSFRVKSSLQIHQRVHTGEKPFECKECGKCFRIKTNFKSHQLTHTGIKRFECSECGMQFSHKNGLIKHQFIHTGERPFECVTCGKSFSRKFTLNKHQLVHTGEKPYVCTECGMGYKDKRSLVAHLRTHTGEAGIPCTECGKTFLSEKNLKFHMQTHTGVKRFACKECGKSFSKKSQFETHKLMHAGIKPFQCAECGKLFRHKSYFKIHQLIHTGEKPFVCPECGLGYTTKTSLKNHLLCHTGEKPFACKECGKKYLQQRSLNKHMETHRAEKPFECSECGKKLRSKYGLQKHQLTHTGERPHVCTECGKRFRDRYQLSIHLRTHTGETPFKCEECGKVFASSTNLQVHKVTHTGEKPFTCEKCGKSFTQKSNLNTHQLAHGEKKFKCEECGKCFSYKSSLQTHERTHTGKKPFSCTVCGKKFPHKSILNRHQLIHTKDRSTDEGSHTDSELSPCTDTDSGEPLTTD, from the exons GTGGTCACATTGGAAAGGATAAAAACCAGCCCAGTGGAATATCACAAAAACATCAATACTATTCATGGGAGAGGTGCTCCCATAAACTCTGTGGCTCATTTCAAAGCAAATCCCGGAAGCATTCGATTGGATGCAGATATGGACCAAGGAGTCTCCTTTCCGGGGGGAGAGCGGATACGGATCTGCAGTGACATCATGGATTCCCAGTTGTTAC GTTTCCCAGTGGTCACATTGGAAAGGATAAAAACCAGCCCAGTGGAATATCACAAAAAAGGCAACACTGTTCCAGGGAAATATGCTGAACTGCCAATCA GAACCGGGCCTAATGGGGAGAGCAGGAGGAACGCCGGTATTACTGTATTTAGACTCATTCCCTGCGGAACAGGAAAAGGGAAAGAGAATAAAAGCAACAGGTTGATTGAACAACCAAAGAATCTGAAGAACTACAAGCAAAGAGAAGCTGAAATGGACAGTCATATAAAGAGGACTTTAGCAATAAAAGGTGAAAAAACTTCCCCACTAATCCCTGAAAGCCACAAGGTGCCTGCACAAAGCACAAAGAGAAGTGAGTTCTGTAGCGCCCAGAGCTCCATCCAACCTTTTCTCTGTACAAAGTGTGAGAGACGATTCCGTAGCAACGAGGACCTTCTCTCCCACAAACGGATTCACACCGGGAGGCCATTTGTCTGTGCTGTTTGTGGGAAATGCTTCTCACACAGAATCATCCTCCAAGCGCACCAGTGGCTTcatactggggagaaaccattcccCTGCTTTCTGTACAAAAGGGGCCTTCACCAACATCAGCAAATCCACCAGAAGGGGAAACCATATGTCTGTTCTACGTGTGGGAAAACATTAGCATCCAAACAAAGTCTTGCTCAGCACCTACTGATTCATGCAAATGTAAAACCTTATTCCTGCTCTGAGTGTGGGATTCACTTCCGACTGAAGGGATCTCTTATTAGGCACCAGGGGATCCACACTGGAGTCAAACCGTATCATTGTACTCAGTTTAGAAAACGCTTTTCCCGTAAGGAAGTCTGTTCTACATGTGGCAAACAGCTGAAGAGCAAATTCTCTCTTAACCAACACATGAAAATTCACAGCAACATAAAACCTTTTGCCTGTTCTGAGTGCAGCAAATCCTTCCGATTAAAGGCCTGTCTTCAGCTGCACCAAAGAAcccacactggagagaaaccataTACTTGTAATGAATGCAGAAAAAGCTTTGCCCAGGTTGGACAATTAAAGGCCCACTATCTAATTCACACTGGTGAAAAACCATTtgcttgttctgaatgtggaaaagGATTAAGGTCAAAAGAGGCTCTCCGGGCGCACCTGTTGTGTCACACTGGGGAGAAGCCATTTTCCTGCTCAGAGTGTGATAAATCATTTAGAGTAAAGTCAAGTCTTCAAATCCACCAGCGCGTTCACACGGGAGAGAAACCATTTGAGTGTAAAGAGTGCGGGAAATGTTTCCGGATTAAGACGAATTTCAAATCACATCAACTAACCCACACTGGGATTAAACGGTTTGAATGCTCTGAGTGTGGGATGCAATTCAGTCACAAGAACGGACTAATTAAGCATCAGttcattcacaccggggagaggCCATTTGAATGTGTCACGTGTGGGAAAAGCTTTAGTCGTAAATTTACCCTCAATAAGCACCAGTTAgtccacactggggagaaaccctatGTCTGTACTGAGTGTGGAATGGGCTACAAGGATAAGAGGAGTCTGGTTGCTCATCTTCGGACTCACACAGGAGAGGCAGGTATTCCttgtactgagtgtgggaaaaCCTTCCTGTCAGAGAAAAACCTTAAATTCCACATGCAGACACACACTGGGGTGAAGCGTTTTGCCTGCAAAGAGTGTGGGAAATCtttctcaaaaaagtcacagtttgaGACTCACAagctaatgcatgctgggataAAGCCCTTCCAATGTGCCGAGTGTGGAAAACTGTTCCGGCACAAGAGTTATTTTAAAATACACCAGTTAAttcacactggagagaaacctttTGTCTGTCCAGAGTGTGGGCTGGGGTACACGACCAAGACAAGCTTAAAAAATCACCTTCTctgtcacacaggggagaaaccatttgcatGTAAAGAATGTGGTAAAAAATACCTTCAGCAGAGATCCCTCAATAAACACATGGAGACGCACCGTGCGGAGAAACCATTTGAATGCTCCGAATGTGGGAAAAAGTTACGTAGCAAGTATGGACTCCAAAAGCACCAGctaactcacacaggggagagacCCCAcgtctgtactgagtgtgggaaacGCTTTAGGGATAGATACCAGCTCAGCATTCATCTTCGGACTCACACTGGAGAGACGCCATTTAAATGTGAAGAATGTGGGAAAGTTTTTGCTTCAAGCACAAATCTCCAGGTCCATAAAGTGACACACACGGGGGAAAAGCCATTTACCTGTGAGAAGTGCGGCAAAAGCTTCACCCAGAAGTCAAATCTGAACACTCACCAGCTGGCTCATGGGGAAAAGAAGTTTAAGTGTGAGGAGTGCGGGAAATGCTTCTCCTATAAGAGTTCTCTCCAGACTCATGAGCGGACCCATACTGGAAAGAAACCGTTCAGCTGCACTGTGTGTGGGAAAAAGTTTCCGCACAAGAGTATCCTTAATAGACA